The Candidatus Methylomirabilota bacterium genome contains the following window.
GAGCACCGCGTAGCGGGCTAGGCGCTGGACCGAGGCCCGGTGCAGCGCGGGGTCGCGCACCACCCCGCCCTTGCCGACGTGCGCGCGGCCCACCTCGAACTGCGGCTTCACGAGGGCCACCACCTCCCCGCGCGGCGCGAGGACGCCGAACACCGCGGGCAGGATCTTCTCGAGCGAGATGAACGAGACGTCGATCGTCGCGAGCGTCGGCTGCTCGCCGAAGATCCGGGGGTCGAGCGCCCGCGCGTTGGACTGCTCCATGACGACGACGCGCGGATCCTTGCGGAGCTTGGCGTCGAGCTGGGCGGTGCCGACGTCCACGGCGAAGACGCGCGCGGCCCCGCGCTGGAGGAGGCAGTCGGTGAAGCCGCCCGTCGAGGCGCCCACGTCGATGCAGACGCGTCCGG
Protein-coding sequences here:
- a CDS encoding TlyA family RNA methyltransferase; the protein is MKDMTKPPARVRIDRLLVDRGLVVSREQAARHILAGEVLVDGKRVDKAGALVPSGADVELQGRSPYVSRGGEKLAHALDGFRVKVAGRVCIDVGASTGGFTDCLLQRGAARVFAVDVGTAQLDAKLRKDPRVVVMEQSNARALDPRIFGEQPTLATIDVSFISLEKILPAVFGVLAPRGEVVALVKPQFEVGRAHVGKGGVVRDPALHRASVQRLARYAVLRGWHVLGVTASPLRGPKGNREFFLHCSSHGRTASDLESMIDKSVEALA